TGTTGTATATGGGAATGTTTGATTGTAATGGCTTGCTTTGTGATCAAGTGTGAGATCTGTTGATCATGGAAATTTGAAAGCAATATTGATGTtgttaacaattaatttattaaaaggaaagATATTAGGATGATTTAATTTGGAATTGTGAGGTAATTGGAAACGTGAGTGCACTATAAGGTCAGCTTAGTACaacattactttttctttattgcaAAACGAAATGAAcaatatactaatatttttgtCCTAGTCCAAACCATATTTGCATACCTAGTCCAAACCATATTTGCATACCTGTCATACAAAATTACAGAACCATACTTCATACTGAAGTTATGAACAACACTACAGTTTATGCATGGAAGTATAGAAAACTCATTGATTGAAAGAGGCTACGCTAATGTCACAAACCACCAGTTATCCAAAgccttttcaaataaaatatatgatctCAATGAATAATTTGAGTTTAAGAATAGACAATCCTCACAATTGTTTACTTAAATCTGCTATCATTAATCAAATAGTAGTCACAAAATCATTAAGCAAAATCCAAAAGTAGATTAAAACTGGGGACATATCCTGAATCAACAACTTCACTCTAAATTATGGAAGTATTAAGACATTTGTGTTGAAAGTCTCATCTACTACTTTAAGATCAAAGCGATTAGTTGTTTTAAGTGTTTCTATCAGAAAAAATGATTCCACTCTACCTTTCAGAGTGTGAAGCTCTCTCAGCCTGCATGACaaggaagaaaattttaatagaaaaaccatttaatggtaaattaaaattaaaaaaccgTTTGAAGTTGAACAAAGACAGTGACCTTGGTATCTCTGCTCTTCTCCTTGCCTCTTCTGCCAATGTATTAATTTCTCTGAAGGTGTGCTTATCGCTAAACCCTTTTGGCTCAGCAGAGTGGAGGCCATGTAAGGTTCTGTGCTCAGTAGCCCATGCATCCTGATGAGCTTCTCTTCGAAAGTCGTTTTTGTTGATGAATGTGGTCTGTTAATTTGCATCAGCAAGGTGTCACATAACTATATAAGTATAGTTAAATAATGATCAAACAATATTACTCTAGTTGGTACTATTATTCTTTAGACTTGGATTATGTACTACCTGCTCTGGAGCTCCTTTGCTAACCATGTGCATCTTACCAGCAGCATCAAGGTATGTTAGTGCAGTTCTTTTATGAGTTGGATTGAATGGAAGGAAGTGAACTTCTTTTATTCCAGCTCTCGCCTTGCAAAAGTAAAGGACCATTAGTAAACTAACCAGATTTCAACTACAGAAGATGGTGGAAACTTGCTTTGCTGAATGCTAAAATTAGAATACTGAAAAATTATTGTCTGTTAATATAGGATACTAATTTAGCCAGCAtctataaaatttttgaatgcaCTGCAAAATGTAATGGCAAAAAGGCTTTAATCTTGTTAATCTAGTAAGGTATCTTTGAACTTGTGCCTCCTTTGGGTCTGCTAACATTGAAACTATAGCACCATCAATTGCATCCTGGTTCTCTAGCCTTGATGCTCTTGCAGCCATAAGTATAACCATATCACTGTCAAAGTTTTTAACAAAAACCCACCAGATATTGATAGTTGTTTGGAAAAATAAAGTTAGCATAACACCATTAGTCAGATTCATTAATATCTATTCATGTATGCAAAATGTAAAGGTTGATTATATGAAAAGGATTTTTTCAGTGCTTTATCATAAATTGTAAGTTGAAGTCAATTATTAGCATTGCTCATCACTTTCCCATAATATGTTTCTTTAAGAAGTTGAGTTGTCTAATTTCATAATTGAGTGGTGTAATTATTAGCATTGCTTGAACGAATCTACCATGTCTTGTCCAATTCACCTTTGTAAGTAAATGACATTTTGCCCATATGAAATTGTATCAAACCATTAGCTATGTTCAGTTTCATTGTACGAACtaagaagaaaacatttaagACCTGAATAATATTCTTGTCCACTGAAAGCTTGTTAAGAGTTAATGTGTCTGTCTTGTCACTGCATAACACATCCATTCCAGCCGTCTCTTCAATGGCAGTCATTGTCTTTGTTATGGCACCCTCCAAAGGATACACCCATGATAGTTATTAGCTCAACAGCACACTAGTGGTATTTTAAAAGCCATTGGAATGTTTGGATGACAAACCTGTTGAGATAACCGGTGTGATGCAGGCTGAGAGATAACATTATATGATGCATGTaacatatatatgtttaaacTTGGCTGGAATTACATTTTCGGCATAATGTACTTAATATATTTGTTCACCTTTTTTGGTGTAGTGTAATGGAGGAAGTTGGTCAAAAGACTGAATGTTCTGATACTAGGAAGAAGGTATGTGTGGTTGTATTACATTTGCATACATTTGTGGTTGTTATGTATTTGAATAAATACCATGTTTTTGTATGCAGTTAGTTTTTAAACACTCATGCAAGACAAAATTGATTGGTGCTTTGAACGAAAGACTGAATCCTGAACAAAAGGCTTTTATTGAGAAGACtattttttcttggtttttattgttgtcaaaTTCTATTAAGATAGGTAGGAATGTGTTGGGTGATTTATGTGATAGGTGGGTTGATAACATGGGAGGGTTTTATTTTGGAcacaaaattatagaattttctGAACTTGATGTTTGTTTGTCTTTAAGGTTGCCTATTGATTTAAATAATGTTGGTCATCAAAGTGTTTTTAGGGACTACTTTCCTAATGGGAATGTAGATGTTAAGATGGTGTATGAATTTTTGTTAGAGGAACATCATAATTTTCCATTAAAACACTTTTGCAGCTTGTATTTATTGGTTGGGATAAGTGAGATTTTGTTTGCCAGTCATAGTGGATTAGTTTTTCCAATTATTTTTGACCTTGTTTCTGATTTGGGCTGTCTGGGTAACTACAAGTGGGGTAGTGTAGTTTATGAGTACTTTATAGAAAGTTTGTCTAGTGCTTCAACAAcaatgaagaatgaaagaagCAGAAgccattttcatgtttttggatGTGCATACCTTTTGCAGGTATATGTTATGTATTTAATCATTAATGAAATAGATTGATATGTTAAGGTTTGTGATGACTTATTATGTCAATGTTGTTCTATTTACCCTTTCCAGGTATGGTTTTGTCATCATTTTGTGACATCCAACTCAAAGTATAGTACAAGGATATCAAAGTTTCCAAGGTTGTTGAATTGGATTCATATGAATATCGGTGACAAGTTCATAAAAAATGCTTTCAATAAGGGATTAGTGAGTAGTTTGTCATTTAAGCAATGTGTTGGctaaatgtttattatattttgtgattgataaaaAGGAAATTGTTAACTTATTcaggttgttgttgatgttgggaTTTCGAAAGAAGAGCTTTCTTATGCTATAGTGAAAGAAGCTGTTGAAAAATATCATGTGCCATTGAACCAGCAAAATAGAGTAGATAAGGTCAAATTAGCTCGCTTTATAGAAGAAGAAACGCGGGTTATTGACAACACGAAAACTAGTATTGCTCATTTCAAGAGTATTTTGATGGAAGACAAAAATGATGACAATGCTAAAGACTTTGATGATAAGTCGTTTAGTGCAAGTGAAgtaaaaaatgatgataatggtGAAGACTTTGATGATAATGGTGAAGACTTTGATGATAAGTCGTTTAGTGCAAGTGAAGATTCATTCCAAAGCACACCGGTTCAACATCACGAACAAACCTCGAGGTGTGAAGGTCAGCATGAACTCAACGAAAGCACAATGTATGATTGAATGTAAGTTGCACCCCGGAGAAGGATTAAGAGTATGGCCCAAAAAACTCCATTTACAACAGACGGTAGAAGAAAGAAATGAGTACTTCAATATGTTGTAGTTATATTTTCATGTTAACAACCTTAAAAACATGTTACAGAACTACATGGTCTGGATAATAGAAGTTATGATGTTGATGTACAAACATTTACTTTTTGGCAATTTTTTCAAGTTAATTGGATAGTATGAAAGTGTTTTAATTACATTGATTTCTGTTTGTGATGTTTGtgtgcataaaataaaagtgttagGCAGGTTTGTGAATTTAGATGCCCAATCATGTTCAACTTTTGAACTTTTCTGTTATTGTAGATGAAagagatttttgttttatttagttgGTCAATCATCTTCAAACTTTGAAAATGtcgttattttttaattcaagaaactttttttaGGCAAACTTATTGGACAAAGATGACATttatattcaacttttttaattagacaaacttttttaattagACAAACTTTTTTTGAACTCCACACTTAATTGTTAAccaaatatattcaataaaattcatcaattatcAGTTAATAACACATTCAAATCAAGTTCCATGCCCAAGAAAACGTTGTTGTTTAAAGTTATGGTGCAGAAACGAAAGTGGTAGGAAGGACAATATAACTGGCTAGTTTAAGCTAACTTTTTGCACGAAGAGGGCATCTTTCAATCAACAACTTATTTTGAACTCCACACTTTATTGTTGaccaattatattgaataaaattcattaattaagttttaataagaCATTTACATTGCAGTCCATCCCCAACAAAACGTATATGTTTGAAGTCATGGTGCAGAGACGAAAGTGGTAGCGAAGGTTGTATAAGTGGGTAGTGTAGGCTAACTTTTGGCACGAAGAGGGCATCTTTCAATCAACAACTTATTTTGAACTCCAGACTATATTATGAACGAAATATATTGAATACAATTCTTTAATTAAGTGTTAATAAGGCATTTACATTGCAGTCCA
This genomic interval from Vigna radiata var. radiata cultivar VC1973A chromosome 8, Vradiata_ver6, whole genome shotgun sequence contains the following:
- the LOC111242281 gene encoding plasma membrane ATPase 2-like; translation: MLHASYNVISQPASHRLSQQGAITKTMTAIEETAGMDVLCSDKTDTLTLNKLSVDKNIIQVFVKNFDSDMVILMAARASRLENQDAIDGAIVSMLADPKEARAGIKEVHFLPFNPTHKRTALTYLDAAGKMHMVSKGAPEQTTFINKNDFRREAHQDAWATEHRTLHGLHSAEPKGFSDKHTFREINTLAEEARRRAEIPRLRELHTLKGRVESFFLIETLKTTNRFDLKVVDETFNTNVLILP